Within Butyrivibrio fibrisolvens, the genomic segment AATATAACTTCCAAATTTTTATATGTCTGCTCAAGTATAGAATCTAAGCACTCTTCTAAATACTCTTCAGTGTTATAAACAGGAACAATCACGCTAACCAACTCGTTCATAAATAATGTCCTATCGTTTTTTTACAATATTCACAATCAACCAACTAGCTGGAATCCATATTTTTTTCTTTATGGCGCTTTGAACATTACAAATAGACCAACAATTTAACTTGCAATTCCTACATTTGCTATTAATTGTTTCTGCTATCTCACTTGAAATAATTTCTTCCCATGTCTGCATTTTTAGATTTCCCATTACCCATGGCATAGGAGTCATATTACACGGAAGTACATTTCCATCGCACTCAATGGTGAACGAACTCACTCCGGCATCACATTTTACAGGCATAGGTTTTCCATCTATATAGTTAATACTCATATCATTAAAATATGCCCTTGCCCAATCTTTCTTTCTTGTGGATTTCAGTTGTAGATCAACAAGAGACTTCAAAGCATTCTTTAATGAGTCTTCACTTTTTATAGCATTATCGGATTTATTAAAATAATAAGAGTTATGAATAACGCTAACGCCGAAATCCACTTCCTTTTTTAAGGCAAACCTGTACATATCAATCAGCTGATTAACATTTTTTTCCTGAAGTGTAAAGCTAATTCCCAAATCCGTCACTCCTAGCTTTTTTACTTCTTCAAGACTATTCACTGCTCTGTCATAAATATCAATACCTCTAATTTCATTGTGAATTTCTTTATTTCCATCAATAGATATTCGTATTGCAAGCTTAGGATACTTGCAGCAAATACGCACTAATTCATCTGTAAAATATCCATTGGTATTAATCATTAACCGCTTTGATTTTCTATACAAAATATCAACTATTTCTTCTAAATCCGTTCGCATAAATGGCTCACCGCCAGTAATCTGAATAAACTTGGAATTCGGAATCTTCTTTATATCATCCAAGCTTATTTCTTCACGAGCGCATATAGCATTTTCATATGAATTGCACATTCTGCATCTGGCGTTACATCTATGTGTAATCACCACTGTAATATCATAATTTTTAAACATTTTATCCATACACGTTCTCATATTTTTCACACATTTTTGTCAAAGAATAATTAGAAATAATACTTTGCCTAGCATTTTCTCCAAAAGTCTTTTTATTAGCAGCTAATGCCTTGCACGCTTCATCTAGTGATTTGAACAAACATCCTGATGTATTATCTATAATCAGCTCATTATTCCCCTCAATATCCGTAACAACGCATTCTTTTCTCATATACATTGCCTCCATGAGAGCAATTGGCAATCCCTCCCATAGACTTGTAGATATATAGCAATCGTAGTTAACAGATTTTTTTATTACATCTCTTCTATCAAGCAGCCCTGTCACTTCAATATTCTTACTTTTAAGCAACTCTCTATCTTCACCATCTCCTATCCATACAAACTTATAATCAGTCATTTTTTCAGCAATTTCATTAAATAACCTTGGATTCTTTTGCGGTCCAATTCTTC encodes:
- a CDS encoding radical SAM protein, with amino-acid sequence MDKMFKNYDITVVITHRCNARCRMCNSYENAICAREEISLDDIKKIPNSKFIQITGGEPFMRTDLEEIVDILYRKSKRLMINTNGYFTDELVRICCKYPKLAIRISIDGNKEIHNEIRGIDIYDRAVNSLEEVKKLGVTDLGISFTLQEKNVNQLIDMYRFALKKEVDFGVSVIHNSYYFNKSDNAIKSEDSLKNALKSLVDLQLKSTRKKDWARAYFNDMSINYIDGKPMPVKCDAGVSSFTIECDGNVLPCNMTPMPWVMGNLKMQTWEEIISSEIAETINSKCRNCKLNCWSICNVQSAIKKKIWIPASWLIVNIVKKR